From one Paeniglutamicibacter psychrophenolicus genomic stretch:
- a CDS encoding ABC transporter substrate-binding protein, protein MPSQPHSLQPPRATRRAFLAGGLGLGALALAGCVPKETPAPPSPTASTEPAIRTFHFGSAADPLTLDPGISGDNETFRVTRQVYEGLIGVDRETGAPIPLLATDWIVSPDRLQFTFILRRGVKFHDGTDFDAAAVVTNFEHWVALPADVRANSDQGFTQVFRPNDQLPVLPKTIPEPEPTLDANGDEIVDPQQLAHHAEQLQLLESLRKQLKDDPFVGANTGGTASYFGSIKAADTHTVVLTLRKPITGLIEALTLPGLAIASPKALAAAPESGRTDSALSAHPVGTGPYRFVSWKDGAITLRSFPGYWDADAVAANTTSPTLVVFQEIRTPSGRLGALGRKEIDGFDMVTVTGLRELVREGKLIVQRDPYSVTYLGMNRSNEWLAKDEFRRAIAHGIDRNKIIEQFFISGTKEARGFLPASLGIKTSDTYYGPDAKRAKELLESCGYDGTPIPFLYPLNISRAYLPLPELIYAELSRQLALVGIKIRPVPIDWTDGYVSKVRSGQTPGLHLLGFNGGYRDPDDFMGALFASNNRQFDYDSPILTAQVLLARSMPAGEARVAAYEDLSNTLARDLPALPLAFPISALAFNDTVKNYPSSPVLDEVFSDVRLNT, encoded by the coding sequence GTGCCAAGCCAGCCGCACAGCCTTCAACCACCGCGCGCCACCCGCCGGGCCTTCCTGGCCGGGGGCCTGGGGCTCGGCGCCCTGGCCCTGGCCGGTTGCGTCCCGAAGGAAACCCCGGCGCCCCCCAGCCCCACCGCCAGCACCGAACCGGCCATCCGCACCTTCCACTTCGGCTCCGCCGCCGACCCGCTGACCCTGGACCCGGGGATCTCCGGGGACAACGAGACCTTCCGCGTCACCCGCCAGGTCTACGAGGGGCTCATCGGAGTCGACCGCGAGACCGGCGCCCCGATCCCGCTGCTGGCCACCGACTGGATCGTGAGCCCGGACCGGCTCCAATTCACCTTCATCCTGCGCCGCGGGGTCAAGTTCCACGACGGCACCGACTTCGACGCGGCGGCAGTGGTCACCAACTTCGAGCACTGGGTGGCCCTGCCCGCCGACGTGCGCGCCAACTCCGACCAGGGCTTCACCCAGGTCTTCAGGCCCAACGACCAGCTCCCGGTGCTGCCCAAGACCATCCCCGAACCCGAGCCGACCCTCGATGCCAACGGCGACGAAATCGTCGACCCGCAGCAGCTTGCCCACCACGCCGAGCAACTCCAGCTGCTCGAATCGCTGCGCAAGCAACTCAAGGACGACCCGTTCGTGGGCGCCAACACCGGCGGGACCGCCAGCTACTTCGGATCCATCAAGGCCGCCGACACCCACACCGTGGTGCTCACGCTGCGCAAGCCCATCACCGGACTCATCGAGGCGCTCACGCTGCCGGGCCTGGCCATCGCCTCGCCCAAGGCGCTGGCCGCAGCACCGGAATCCGGGCGGACCGATTCGGCGCTCTCCGCGCACCCGGTGGGCACCGGGCCCTACAGGTTCGTGTCCTGGAAGGACGGGGCCATCACGCTGCGGTCCTTCCCCGGCTACTGGGACGCGGACGCCGTCGCGGCCAACACCACCTCCCCCACGCTGGTCGTCTTCCAGGAGATCCGCACCCCGTCCGGGCGCCTGGGCGCACTGGGCCGGAAGGAAATCGACGGCTTCGACATGGTCACGGTGACGGGCCTGCGCGAGCTGGTGCGCGAGGGCAAGCTGATCGTGCAGCGCGACCCGTACTCCGTCACCTACCTGGGCATGAACCGGTCCAACGAGTGGCTGGCCAAGGACGAGTTCCGCCGCGCCATCGCCCACGGTATCGACCGGAACAAGATCATCGAGCAGTTCTTCATCTCCGGCACCAAGGAGGCCCGCGGCTTCCTGCCTGCCTCGCTGGGCATCAAGACCTCCGACACCTACTACGGGCCCGACGCCAAGCGCGCCAAGGAGCTGCTCGAATCCTGCGGCTACGACGGCACCCCCATCCCGTTCCTGTATCCGCTGAACATTTCCCGGGCCTACCTACCGCTGCCCGAGCTGATCTATGCCGAGCTCTCCCGGCAGCTGGCACTGGTCGGCATCAAGATCCGGCCGGTGCCCATCGACTGGACCGACGGCTACGTGTCCAAGGTCCGCTCGGGGCAGACCCCGGGGCTGCACCTGCTGGGCTTCAACGGCGGCTACCGGGACCCTGACGATTTCATGGGCGCGCTGTTCGCCTCGAACAACCGGCAATTCGACTACGACTCCCCCATCCTCACCGCCCAGGTGCTGCTGGCCCGCTCCATGCCCGCCGGCGAGGCACGCGTGGCCGCCTACGAGGATTTGTCCAACACGCTGGCCCGGGATTTGCCGGCCCTGCCGCTGGCCTTCCCGATTTCCGCGCTGGCCTTCAATGACACCGTGAAGAACTATCCTTCGTCCCCGGTGCTGGACGAGGTTTTCTCCGATGTGAGACTGAACACTTAA
- the bcp gene encoding thioredoxin-dependent thiol peroxidase, translated as MSENTTAEAVRLSVGDTAPDFTLTDARGQELALSSLRGKKTIVYFYPAASTPGCTKQACDFRDSLESLASAGYQVVGISPDAPAKLAKFTEKEELTFPLLADEDHAVAAAYGAWGEKKNYGRTYEGLIRSTIVVDESGIVEAAQYNVRATGHVAKLRRDLGIDPK; from the coding sequence ATGAGTGAGAACACCACCGCCGAAGCCGTCCGCCTGTCCGTCGGAGACACTGCACCGGACTTCACCCTGACCGATGCCCGCGGCCAGGAGCTCGCCCTGTCCTCGCTGCGCGGGAAGAAGACCATCGTGTACTTCTACCCGGCCGCATCCACCCCGGGCTGCACCAAGCAGGCCTGCGACTTCCGCGATTCCCTGGAATCCCTGGCGTCCGCCGGATACCAGGTCGTGGGCATCTCCCCCGATGCCCCGGCCAAGCTGGCCAAGTTCACCGAGAAGGAAGAGCTGACCTTCCCGCTGCTGGCCGATGAGGACCACGCCGTGGCCGCGGCCTACGGAGCCTGGGGCGAGAAGAAGAACTACGGCCGCACCTACGAGGGCCTGATCCGCTCAACGATCGTGGTTGACGAGAGCGGAATCGTCGAGGCGGCGCAGTACAACGTGCGTGCCACCGGGCACGTTGCGAAATTGCGTCGTGATTTGGGTATTGACCCCAAATAA